TAAGATGCAAAATCAATATGACAGTATGTGATGTTTTTTATATATCAAATTGAAATATTACAAAGCGCATTGTGAATTTATTCAccaattaatttgttttttttttatgttttgaatTTAGGAAGAATAGAATTGAGAGAAGAGACTACAACGATGCAATTCTGTAATATTGTTTCTTTGTTCTCTAGATTTGTATATGTATTATCTTTTGGAAACTTGTTCAGAAAATTACAGTTAGCATTATTAGATTATATGGAAATGTTGTTAGAAACAGCTTCTCCAGAGGAAATTGAAACTTTCACAGAACAAGTATGTACttcaatttcaaattttaatattatttagcctCTTTGTTTGACTAATTTACATTGTGATTTCAGATAATTGTTCATGGGAAACATATATATAGAAACTGTAAAGAGAAGATGGATAGATTAATGGTTATATCAAggcaaatattaatcgaaaaagaTTTGCCTCTTGTATCTCGTCAAATGTTATTATACGCGATAGACTTGGTCAATTATAACGTTGAACCGCTTCCTAAGAATTTACAAGAATTTTATGAACTACGACTGGACAAAAACTTTATACAAAATAGTATACCTGTTTTATACCATGGTAATGACAAGTGATATTTAACACAAAGATAGTAAAAAATGCACTTACACGACCTGAAAGGAAAATTTTGTGTAGATGTATTTAGTGCAAATTGAATCAGAATACTTATTTTAGAAAACGTTCAGAAGAATCGGTTTCTGCGTAGAGGAAGTTTAAGAGAAATACGAGGCTCAGAtgcgaaagatattgatcggaataaATTATTCAATATGAGATACGGTTTAAAATGAaggaattatataaaattccatTTTAAATTTACAAGGAACGATACAGTGAATTATAATACATTTACCAAAACAAATAACAGTTATGCaagtatttaaatataatgACAGTTTAcacaaaaaaaataaagtagATTTAGCTATGAAATATTAATGGACTCTTCTTTATTTCCAAACTTCATGCAACCTCATTTCATATGTCGATAATTTTATAAGATTTAAGGTagattattaataaatgatGTACAGTGCTGGACATAAGTATTGGCACGGTATCAAAAATGtacacggaaatacacgttttaagaccccccgatcatgttttaactattgaaaaaaaaagaaactattttctgggaaaaattttaatgggagattcccatTTCCGGTCACAcgatatattttcggtaaagaattttgtttctcgaaagtacgtaggatttcgggggtatgtctatcgactaaaaatgattgtaattgacccctgtagctgaaaataatttttccagaatcgaTTTCTCGAAGTTGCGTGAAGTGCTGACCTACCGTAACGTGTAGCTCGTGCGGTAGGATATGTCGGTTTTCCCCTCCACttcgttagacgctaaggaagttcgtcgttactagtttcgccatcgatgcactcaattgtgTTATCGGCCACACTAgttatgccaaatctggccacactgtgCGAGATAGCCTGCAGCCCGTAGTTCCGCGTATACCTCGTTCTGATACATATAACCAATGTTTTACGTACTTTATTTAAATGACATATAGATAAATGTACATACGTATTTAATAATGATAATCTTTTGATTTATTCGAAAATTCATTATAAAGTTTAAAGAACACTATCTAGTATTTCATTTGCGTATCAACTAGAAGTCTGCTGACAAGACGAAGAGGATGCATTAATGTGTAGAATTAATTGATTTCTGTGCATAAGGAGAGTATACGTATATGTCAAGCGAGGTTAGACACACCAAATAAGTAAAAGAAGTTTTAGTCTTTTAAAGTACAGAATAGAAACACCAGGTACGAAATATTATTGATATTTTATTGTCTTTATTCATTGCATTATTAAGAGTTGAGATAGATTAATATATCAAATATAAACAATTCGGTAAAGATGTACCAATATAGTTTAAAAGACAATGTATCTAATACAAATTTTGTATTGTGTATtacgtattttatttgttgattttttcaattttttagaaCAATGGGAGAACGGAAAGGAACAAATTTATATTACCCACCGGATTATGATCCGCGTGTCGGTGGACTCAATAAATTTCTTGGTACCCATGCATTACGCGAGAGAGCACGTAAACTCCACATGGGTATCCTTATTATTAGATTTGAGATGCCATATAATATATGGTGCGAAGGATGTggcaatcacataggaatgggtGTTCGTTACAatgcagaaaagaaaaaaattgggaTGTATTATAGCACACCCTTGTATCAGTTTCGCATGAAGTGTCATCTTTGTGATAATCATTTTGAAATAAAAACCGATCCAGCTGTaagatattttgtataaaatattcacAACTTAAAATTGTACAGGTTCTAATGGAAATGTTTTGCTTCTAGAATTTAGACTACGTGATAGTAAGTGGTGCAAAACGGCAAGAAAATCGGTGGGATCCTAAAGAGAATGAACAAATTGTACCAGAAACAAAAGAAGTATCTTGTAGACTTTATGATGATGCAATGTATAAATTGGAACATGGTATAGAAGATAAAAAAGTAGCAAAGTCCCGTGATTCTTTGTTGGAAAATGCAATAGCATTGAAAGAAGCTACATGGAAAGATGATTATACTTCAAATTGTGCACTGCGCTCTGCATTTAGGGTATGATAACTGTTAAATGTACTAATTCTTCAATTTTTCAGCCATTGTCACTGTTATCAAAGTTTTAACGATTATTTACTGTAAAATTGGTTACATTCTAGACTAGGAAAAAGGAATTACAGAAAAGACAAGGTATCGATCATATGTTACTTACAAAAAGTGGTTTAAATATTGATTTAGTGAATGAACATGAAGATGATGTGAAGTTGGCAAAGTTACTAATGCATAAAAAAGGTAATATAAATAACGTACTCTTTTAAAAATTAACATTCGGATGTTGACTTTTATTAATCAAAATTAtcacaatatttattttacatgtTTCAGGAGAACAAAAAAATAGACACAATCCTTTGAAACGATTGGTTTCTATCGTGCGTTCtagaaacaaattaaaaaaagtaTCATATTCTGCATTAAGTAGTGATGTCAAGATACAGAAAGATCAAACACCAAAACTTCCAGAGTTGAAaccaaaaaatacatcgaaaacaGTTACCAGTACATCGCTAGTTACTTATGATAGTTCTGATTCGGATGATTCGTAGTattctttatttataaaatatgtaatATATTGTAAATTGTTTGTGTAATTAATACAATTTCTACTATTTTGTTTATTAAACATTATGTATTATATTTAGTAGTGATGTAGCAGGCAGATGTAATTCCTTGTTACATACAGACATAGTGTGTTTAACATAAGTTGCTTCTTTAATCCTTTGTTTTTACCACTTACAATGACGCAATTCCAAATTTTGACCAATCACCTTCATTCCACTTATTCCGCGGTAAAGGATCCTCTTCCTTCGACATAGTATCTTCGTTGTTCTTCATTTAAACTACTTTGCTGTCTTTAAGAAATGAGTTTTGTATATgttgtatttatattattatttcgatACTTATGCAAATCGCAACTTCGTTCGTTATAATACCTGTTTGATTACTCttatgaaattatttaaataatgttGTAAGGCAATTATAACCTATTTTTTATAAAGGAATTAATTATAATATCTACttagtttaaacaaaaatatattacaTTTTACAGAATCATATTTTTAATTCTATTGTGGTATATAAGAAAATCGAAAATTAAACTTTAGCAACGAATTTAATAATGAGTTACTAAATAGTAGAAATCTttattagaataataaatttctttctttttttcatctttttcatttatattattttgtttcCATTCTGGGAAGACTTCTATAAGCTTATTTTTTAACGATATTTTGCATTATTTTATGAATTACATTTTAAGTGGAAAAGTTTGTTATATTTATCAGAAATTACGTcatatttctatatttataaACTATCTTATTTCTATACAATTTTGCAATGTTTTTATTTATA
This genomic window from Colletes latitarsis isolate SP2378_abdomen chromosome 8, iyColLati1, whole genome shotgun sequence contains:
- the LOC143344872 gene encoding uncharacterized protein LOC143344872 isoform X1: MSITDLYFFLFLKRVLTSKSSLSVKSIYVRSTLDLKKVCPYCNKCLDVLQPLINTVTNIVEARLKFSEDEMMSIGRGRGRGRGWAQCDKDPLSKPGKLCSEDIDYASLIDIIDHITLENLVEQTKKFAQLCTEEHYEEINDKLYEHAMNNREFGMKIILLYYKNVMFKSSLWKLLISKMQNQYDRRIELREETTTMQFCNIVSLFSRFVYVLSFGNLFRKLQLALLDYMEMLLETASPEEIETFTEQIIVHGKHIYRNCKEKMDRLMVISRQILIEKDLPLVSRQMLLYAIDLVNYNVEPLPKNLQEFYELRLDKNFIQNSIPVLYHENVQKNRFLRRGSLREIRGSDAKDIDRNKLFNMRYGLK
- the LOC143344872 gene encoding uncharacterized protein LOC143344872 isoform X2; its protein translation is MSITDLYFFLFLKRVLTSKSSLSVKSIYVRSTLDLKKVCPYCNKCLDVLQPLINTVTNIVEARLKFSEDEMMSIGRGRGRGRGWAQCDKDPLSKPGKLCSEDIDYASLIDIIDHITLENLVEQTKKFAQLCTEEHYEEINDKLYEHAMNNREFGMKIILLYYKNVMFKSSLWKLLIRRIELREETTTMQFCNIVSLFSRFVYVLSFGNLFRKLQLALLDYMEMLLETASPEEIETFTEQIIVHGKHIYRNCKEKMDRLMVISRQILIEKDLPLVSRQMLLYAIDLVNYNVEPLPKNLQEFYELRLDKNFIQNSIPVLYHENVQKNRFLRRGSLREIRGSDAKDIDRNKLFNMRYGLK
- the LOC143344704 gene encoding coiled-coil domain-containing protein 130 homolog isoform X2 produces the protein MGERKGTNLYYPPDYDPRVGGLNKFLGTHALRERARKLHMGILIIRFEMPYNIWCEGCGNHIGMGVRYNAEKKKIGMYYSTPLYQFRMKCHLCDNHFEIKTDPANLDYVIVSGAKRQENRWDPKENEQIVPETKEVSCRLYDDAMYKLEHGIEDKKVAKSRDSLLENAIALKEATWKDDYTSNCALRSAFRTRKKELQKRQGIDHMLLTKSGLNIDLVNEHEDDVKLAKLLMHKKGNINNVLQSFETIGFYRAF
- the LOC143344704 gene encoding coiled-coil domain-containing protein 130 homolog isoform X1; its protein translation is MGERKGTNLYYPPDYDPRVGGLNKFLGTHALRERARKLHMGILIIRFEMPYNIWCEGCGNHIGMGVRYNAEKKKIGMYYSTPLYQFRMKCHLCDNHFEIKTDPANLDYVIVSGAKRQENRWDPKENEQIVPETKEVSCRLYDDAMYKLEHGIEDKKVAKSRDSLLENAIALKEATWKDDYTSNCALRSAFRTRKKELQKRQGIDHMLLTKSGLNIDLVNEHEDDVKLAKLLMHKKGEQKNRHNPLKRLVSIVRSRNKLKKVSYSALSSDVKIQKDQTPKLPELKPKNTSKTVTSTSLVTYDSSDSDDS